The window GCCGCTGATCGAGCAGGACCCGCACAACCGCCTGCTCGCCCGCGGGGCCCGCTACCGCGTCAACGCCGAGGCGGTCCGCGACATCGCCCTAGCCGCCAGCGGCCTGCTGAACCGCAAGACCGGCGGCCCGGGCGTCTGCCCGCCGGCGCCGGAGTACCTGTTCCACCAGCCCGCCAGCTACACCGAGAAGTGGTGGGACTTCGAACCCGGCGACAGCCAGTACCGCCGGGCGTTGTACACGTTCCGCTACCGCACGCTGCTGTACCCGGTGTACCAGAACTTCGACGCCCCGACCGGCGAGACCGCCTGCGTCCGCCGCGACCGGTCGAACACCCCGCTCCAGGCGCTGACGCTGCTCAACGAGCCGCTGTTCTTCGAGTGCGCGCAGACGCTGGCCGAGCGGCTGCTGGAGCGTTCCGGCGACGACTCCGAGCGGATCGAGCGGCTGTACGCCCGCTGCCTGGGCCGTCGCCCGGCGGACGCCGAGGTCGGCGCGTTGCTCGACTTCGCCGCGAAGCAGGCCGCCCGCTATCAATCGAAAGAGCTGGCGCCGCGTACCGAGATCGTCGCCGCGGCCGAGGCCAGCCCCCGGTACACCGCCCGCGAGCTGGCGGTCTGGACCGCCGTGTCGCGGGTCGTGCTGAACCTGGACGAGACCATCTCACGCGAGTGACCCGATGAACTGCCAAAGCCACCTGCACCAACAATCCGACCCCCGCCTGCTCGCCCGCCGCTGGTTCCTGCAGCAGTGCGGCGTGGGCCTCGGCTCGATCGCGCTCGCGCAGGCAGCGGGCGAATCGCGGGCCGCGTCGTCAACGGCCGTGCACCACCACACGCCGCGGGCGAAGAACGTCATCTTCTTGTTTATGGCGGGCGGCCCTAGCCAGGTGGAGTTGTTCGACTACAAGCCTGACCTCCAGAAGTTCGACGGCACGACCGTGCCCAAGCACCTGATCGAGGGCTACCGCGCGGCGTTCATCAACCCGTCGTCGAAGCTGATGGGCGCCAAGTTCGGCTTCAAACGCTATGGGCAAAGCGGCACGCAGATGTCGGAGCTGCTGCCGCACCTGGGTGACGTGGTCGACGACATCACGCTGGTCAAGTCGCTGCACACCGACGCCTTCAACCACGCCCCGGCCCAGCTGCTGATGAGCACCGGCTCGCAGCAGTTCGGCAAGGCGAGCCTCGGCGCGTGGACGCTGTACGGGCTGGGGAGCGAGTCGCAGAACCTGCCGGGCTTTGTCGTGTTCAGCACCGGCAAGAAGGGGCCCAGCGGCGGCGCGGCCAACTGGGGCAGCGGATTCTTGCCGACCACCAACCAGGGCGTGCCGTTCCGAACCAGCGGCGACCCGGTGCTGTACCTCTCGAACCCCGACGGCGTCGATCGACGCCAGCAGCGGGAAACGGTCGACGCGGTCAATCAGCTGAACGCGGCGCACCTGGCCGCGGCGGGCGACCCCGAGATTGCCACCCGGATCAACAGCTACGAGATGGCGTACCGCATGCAGGCCACCGCGCCCGAGGCGATGGACCTCGCCAGCGAGCCGCAGCACATCCTCGAAATGTACGGCGCCGAGCCGGGCAAGCAGTCGTTCGGCGCGACCTGCCTGCTCGCGCGGCGGCTGGTCGAGCGCGGCGTCCGTTTCGTGGAGATCTTCCACGAGGCGTGGGACCAGCACGGCAACCTCAAGATCGACCTTGGCCTCAACTGCCAGCGGACCGACCGTGGCGCCGCGGCGCTGGTGAAGGACCTCAAGCAGCGTGGGCTGCTCGACGACACGCTGGTCGTGTGGGGCGGCGAGTTCGGCCGCACGCCGATGGTCGAGGGGGGCGGCTTCGACGGGCGCGACCACCACCCCAACGCGTTCACCATGTGGCTGGCGGGCGGCGGCGTGAAGGCGGGCCACGTGCACGGCGGCACCGACGAGCTCGGCTTCAACGCGGTCGAGAACCCGGTGCACATCCGCGACCTGCACGCCACGATCCTCCACACGCTCGGCCTGGACCACGAGCGGTTGTCGTTCAAGTCGCAGGGCCTTGACCAGAAGCTGACCGGCGTCGAGCCGGCGCGGGTCGTCACCGAGTTGCTGGCGTGAGCGGTTGGGCGACCCGGCGAAACTGTGAGGGCTGCGCGAGCTTGCCGCCGGGCGTTCGGTTGGGATTCCACGGGATGTCAGCCTGGCCTTTTTTCGGCAGTCGACGGTGAAATCGCTTCTGCCGATGGGGTATACTGGCCACCATTGACCGTGGGGATTCTTCCGCCGGCGGTGTCCAACCCGGCTGGCTCTTCTTGCAAGGTGACTTCGATGCTCAAGCAACCGTCTTTCTGGATCGGTGTGGTGATTGCCCTGGCTGTGGTCGGGTGGTTCCGCATGAACGCCAGTGAAGATGCGGAGGTGGTTCGCGAGAAGCCATCGAAAATTGCGTTCGTCACGGCGGGCGAGGGCGAGTTCTGGCAGGCCGCGGTGGCCGGCGCCGAGGACGCCGCCGAAGAGCTCGGCGTCGAGCTCGACGTCCGCATGCCGAAGCAGACCGAGAGCGTGCAGGAGCAGAACGAGCTGCTGACCACCCTCAGCTCGGGCAAGTACGACGGCATCGCGGTCAGCCCGGTCGACGCCGAAGGCCAGACCCCGGTGATCAACTCGCTGGCCGCCGACCGCCCGGTGGTGACCTACGACTCCGACTCGCCGCTCTCGGCCCGCCACGGGTTTGTCGGCACGAGCAACTTCAGCGCAGGGCTGCGGGCCGGCACGCTGGTCAAGCAGGCCTTGCCCGCAGGGGGCGAGGTGCTCGTCCTGATGGTCAACCGCACCAAGAGCAACATGCAGGACCGCCGGGCCGGCTTCAAGACCCGCATCGAGGAGTCGCCCAACCCCGAGCAAGAGGTCGTTGACCAACGCTACCAGGTGGTCGACTACCTGACCGACGAGGGGGACGACCAGCGTTGCCGTGAGAACATCCAAGAGTCTCTCGAGGAACACCCGGACCTGAAGTGCATCGTCGGCATGAACGCCCGGCACGGACCGATCCTGCTGAGCGTGCTGAAGGAGGCCGGCAAGCTTGGGCAGATCAAGCTGATCACCTTCGACACCCTGCCGGAGACGCTCCAGGGCGTCCGCGATGGCAGTATCTCGGCGACCATTGCCCAGGACCCGTTCAAGTACGGCAACGA is drawn from Posidoniimonas polymericola and contains these coding sequences:
- a CDS encoding substrate-binding domain-containing protein; translation: MLKQPSFWIGVVIALAVVGWFRMNASEDAEVVREKPSKIAFVTAGEGEFWQAAVAGAEDAAEELGVELDVRMPKQTESVQEQNELLTTLSSGKYDGIAVSPVDAEGQTPVINSLAADRPVVTYDSDSPLSARHGFVGTSNFSAGLRAGTLVKQALPAGGEVLVLMVNRTKSNMQDRRAGFKTRIEESPNPEQEVVDQRYQVVDYLTDEGDDQRCRENIQESLEEHPDLKCIVGMNARHGPILLSVLKEAGKLGQIKLITFDTLPETLQGVRDGSISATIAQDPFKYGNEAVRMLVSLHSGDPQYLPVVGRGAIHVSVEAIDNSNIDEFQKRVEQRIKRSKKPMTAKAL
- a CDS encoding DUF1501 domain-containing protein, which translates into the protein MNCQSHLHQQSDPRLLARRWFLQQCGVGLGSIALAQAAGESRAASSTAVHHHTPRAKNVIFLFMAGGPSQVELFDYKPDLQKFDGTTVPKHLIEGYRAAFINPSSKLMGAKFGFKRYGQSGTQMSELLPHLGDVVDDITLVKSLHTDAFNHAPAQLLMSTGSQQFGKASLGAWTLYGLGSESQNLPGFVVFSTGKKGPSGGAANWGSGFLPTTNQGVPFRTSGDPVLYLSNPDGVDRRQQRETVDAVNQLNAAHLAAAGDPEIATRINSYEMAYRMQATAPEAMDLASEPQHILEMYGAEPGKQSFGATCLLARRLVERGVRFVEIFHEAWDQHGNLKIDLGLNCQRTDRGAAALVKDLKQRGLLDDTLVVWGGEFGRTPMVEGGGFDGRDHHPNAFTMWLAGGGVKAGHVHGGTDELGFNAVENPVHIRDLHATILHTLGLDHERLSFKSQGLDQKLTGVEPARVVTELLA